The window ATTTGGAAACCCGCTTATCCTCGCTGCGCACCAAACATCAACGCTTATTGGACCTGCTGGCGCAGGCCGACAGTATGGAAACCATTGTCGCCCTGGAAAGCGAACTGGCCGACACCGAATATGAGATTGAAAGCCTGACCGGCTCGCTGCGGCAATACGACAGCCTGATCAGCTTTTCGACCATTGACCTGTCGGTCCGCGAAGTGTCCTCGCTCTCCCCGGTTTCGGAAGGCAATTCGTTCTTCAGTGAACTGGGGCAGGCGCTGAAAAACGGCAGCCATGGTGTGCTGTCCTTCCTGCGCGGGCTGATTCTGGTCTGCGCGACCATCTGGCCGGTGCTCCTGCTGGCTGCTGTGGTGGTTGTTGTGATTTGGCAGATTCGCCGCCGCCGCAAAGCCAAGGCACAGCCCCCTGTACTGCCCCCGCTCGATGACACCCCCGCTGACGATTCCCCCGAAGATCCCAAGGCATAAAGAAAACCGCCGTCGCTTCTCTGCGACGGCGGTTTGTTATTCCAAACATTCCCGCACCAAAATTTCACTGGGCGTATAGATTTGTTCGCTGGGCTGGATGTCCTGCATGCAGTAATCGACCAGCACACGCACCGGCAGTTCGCCTTGCCGCACCGTGTTGCTGTTAATGGTGCAGGTGACAATGCCTTCCCGCAACAGGTCCAAAATCTCGGGATAATCCTCAAAGCAAATCACTTTGACCTTTCCGCCCAGCCCGGCCTCCTGGATGGCGCGGCCTACCTCGCCGACGCCGCCGCCGACGATGTAAATGCCATCCAAATCCGGTCTCTGGCGCAGCAAATCCAAGGTCATGTGATAGGTTTTGGATGGGTTTTCAAAGCTGGGCAGCGTTTCCGCCACTTCGATCTGCGGAAAATTTGTGTGCAGATAATCCAGAAAGGACCGCTCGCGCACATACAAAAAATATGTGCCCGCACGCAGCGCCGATGTGCTGGTGATGACCGCAATCTTTCCGGCCCCACCCAAAAACTCACCCAGCATCCGCCCCGCGACCCGTCCGGCTTTGGCAGCATTTTCCCCAACATAGCACAGTCGTCCGGCGTTTTCCAAATCGGTGTTGGTGCACACGACCGGAATGCCGCTTTCGGACGCGCGGCAGACCGCCTGCCGCACCGGCTCGGCTGACAGGGGGCTTAAAATAATGCCATCCATCTTCTGCTCGATGGACGCCTGAATCTGGGCGACCTGAGTATCCACATCGCCAAAGGCGCTGCTTGAAAAAGCTACCTCCACCGGACACATGTGCAGCGTTTCCACCGCGTGCCGGATACCCCGCTCGATAAACGGCCGAGCATCGACGTTCAGTAAAATCGCCGCCAACCGGATGGAAGCTGCCTGTTTTTGCAGCGCACGACCGGCCAGATTGGGCCGATAGCCAGTCTGGTCGAGCACCTGCTGCACCCGCTGCCGCACTTCTTCGCTGACGCCCGGCCGCTTGTGCAGCACTTTGTCCACCGTCGAACGATGCACGCCCGCCATGGCCGCGATTTCTTTGAGTGTCACTCCCATCCGCTTGTTCCTCCTGTTTCAATGTTTCTATCTTACTAAACCTGCACTTTTCTGTCAACCCAATGGGAAAGCCCTCTGCTCAGTTGCAGAGGGCTTTCCTTGCTGTTCGAAAAAATGAATTAGAAATCAATATTTGCCATGACTTCGGATACGTCCGGCTTTTCCGAAATCAGTCCTTCGTCGTACATCCAGTCGATGTTTTCCTGCCAGCACTCTTCCGACTGGCTGAGGAACGATGCCGTGTCGGTTTCCATCAGCGGGAGCAGCGTTTCGGTGGACTTCTTCTCGACATCCGGGTCCAAGGCAAAGTTGGCCTCGTCCTGGTTATCGAGCAGTACCTGGAGCGTTTCGTCCGGCTTGTTCTTGAAGTCCTCGAAGCCCTTCTGGCAAGCGCGCAGGAAGGCGGCAATCACTTCGGGTTCCTCTTCAATCACCTTGTCGTTTGCCACAAACACGCCTTCGTAATACTGCGGCACGCCGAAATCATCCGGGAAGAAATAATTGACTTCAAAGCCTTCCTTCTCCATCTGCGGAACTTCGTGATTGACCAGACAGCCGATCGTGGCGTCCACATTGCCGGTGGTCATGGAGCTCATCAGGTCAAAACCGACATCGATCATGGTCACATCGGACGGGTCCGCCCCGCTCGACTTC of the Intestinibacillus sp. Marseille-P6563 genome contains:
- a CDS encoding DUF4349 domain-containing protein codes for the protein MKKRWLTLSICLLWLLTFLTACGGSSQSNETAAADGASNSEGWSQTTDEAAPQDTSTPASQALQNAKIIRTGQMDLETQDFEETDAFVRTLTETQGGYLESTSVSGDPGSRYGSYTVRIPQEGYDTFFAQVGESCHVVSSSSQSQNITEQYVDLETRLSSLRTKHQRLLDLLAQADSMETIVALESELADTEYEIESLTGSLRQYDSLISFSTIDLSVREVSSLSPVSEGNSFFSELGQALKNGSHGVLSFLRGLILVCATIWPVLLLAAVVVVVIWQIRRRRKAKAQPPVLPPLDDTPADDSPEDPKA
- a CDS encoding LacI family DNA-binding transcriptional regulator — encoded protein: MGVTLKEIAAMAGVHRSTVDKVLHKRPGVSEEVRQRVQQVLDQTGYRPNLAGRALQKQAASIRLAAILLNVDARPFIERGIRHAVETLHMCPVEVAFSSSAFGDVDTQVAQIQASIEQKMDGIILSPLSAEPVRQAVCRASESGIPVVCTNTDLENAGRLCYVGENAAKAGRVAGRMLGEFLGGAGKIAVITSTSALRAGTYFLYVRERSFLDYLHTNFPQIEVAETLPSFENPSKTYHMTLDLLRQRPDLDGIYIVGGGVGEVGRAIQEAGLGGKVKVICFEDYPEILDLLREGIVTCTINSNTVRQGELPVRVLVDYCMQDIQPSEQIYTPSEILVRECLE
- a CDS encoding ABC transporter substrate-binding protein, giving the protein MKKRVFALLTAGALLLSGCGANNSAAQSGSDTKGNDLRELTVVLDWYPNALHTFLYQAQEAGYFAEEGLTVNIQSPAGTNDALSMVAAGKADIGLYYQQDVIQARVEQDVPVKSVAAVVQAPLNIVLSLKEKDITEPADLVGKTVGYAGTELSEALIHSIMKSSGADPSDVTMIDVGFDLMSSMTTGNVDATIGCLVNHEVPQMEKEGFEVNYFFPDDFGVPQYYEGVFVANDKVIEEEPEVIAAFLRACQKGFEDFKNKPDETLQVLLDNQDEANFALDPDVEKKSTETLLPLMETDTASFLSQSEECWQENIDWMYDEGLISEKPDVSEVMANIDF